In the Helianthus annuus cultivar XRQ/B chromosome 11, HanXRQr2.0-SUNRISE, whole genome shotgun sequence genome, one interval contains:
- the LOC110925125 gene encoding uncharacterized protein LOC110925125, with translation MPVSQRGVVGVVGNVITGRGKGRGQGQDRGTSGPRQNLNESQKSGKKDRSKILCFRCDKYGHHASGCPERKQKQEQFHLNKTKEDDLALFMHETVFLNEENLIPKRYENESNSNVWYLDNRASNHMTRNKSFFSELNERITGRVRFGDGSCVGIGGKGSILIEGKTGEQRLMTDIYFIPDIRSNIIRLGQATEHRCDIHMKGEYLTMNDSTKKLLMKVPRMKNRIYIIKLKIGIPLVYMLN, from the coding sequence ATGCCTGTGAGTCAAAGAGGCGTGGTAGGGGTGGTGGGCAATGTGATCACGGGTCGAGGCAAGGGTCGTGGTCAAGGCCAGGATCGAGGTACTAGTGGACCACGTCAGAATCTTAACGAAAGTCAGAAATCAGGTAAGAAAGATCGTTCTAAAATCTTATGTTTTAGATGTGATAAATATGGTCACCATGCTTCTGGATGCCCTGAACGAAAACAGAAGCAGGAACAATTTCATCTGAACAAGACAAAGGAGGATGATCTGGCTTTATTCATGCACGAGACGGTATTTCTGAATGAAGAAAATCTTATCCCAAAGAGGTACGAAAACGAGTCTAATAGTAATGTTTGGTATCTTGACAACAGGGCAAGTAATCATATGACCAGGAACAAAAGTTTTTTCTCAGAGTTAAATGAACGAATTACTGGTAGAGTAAGGTTTGGTGACGGTTCATGTGTGGGAATTGGTGGTAAAGGTTCTATACTGATCGAAGGAAAAACCGGTGAGCAACGTCTTATGACGGACATTTACTTTATACCAGACATTCGTAGCAATATTATTCGTTTGGGTCAAGCAACCGAACACAGATGTGATATTCATATGAAGGGTGAATACTTGACTATGAATGATAGCACCAAGAAGCTACTTATGAAAGTTCCAAGAATGAAGAATCGCATATACATAATTAAACTGAAAATAGGAATCCCGCTTGTTTACATGCTAAACTAG